In the genome of Aspergillus flavus chromosome 8, complete sequence, one region contains:
- a CDS encoding 40S ribosomal protein uS13 (40S ribosomal protein S18), with the protein MSLVSGEKTNFQYILRLLNTNVDGKQKIMYALTQIKGVGRRYSNLVCKKADVDLNKRAGELTTEELERVVTILQNPTQYKIPTWFLNRQRDITDGKDSQVVSNNLDSKMREDLERLKKIRSHRGLRHYWGLRVRGQHTKTTGRRGRTVGVSKKKG; encoded by the exons ATGT CGCTCGTGTCCGGCGAGAAGACGAACTTCCAGTACATCTTGCGTCTGCTCAACACCAATGTTGACGGCAAGCAGAAGATTATGTACGCCTTGACCCAGATCAAGGGTGTCGGTCGCCGTTACTCCAACTTGGTCTGCAAGAAGGCTGATGTTGACCTCAACAAGCG CGCCGGTGAGCTTACCACCGAAGAGCTTGAGCGTGTCGTCACCATCCTCCAGAACCCTACCCAGTACAAGATCCCCACCTGGTTCCTGAACAGACAGCGCGACATCACCGATGGCAAGGACTCCCAGGTTGTCTCCAACAACTTGGACAGCAAGATGCGTGAGGATCTCGAGCgcctgaagaagatccgctCCCACCGTGGTCTCCGTCACTACTGGGGTCTCCGTGTCCGTGGACAGCACACCAAGACCACCGGTCGCCGTGGCCGCACCGTCGGTgtcagcaagaagaagggctaA
- a CDS encoding heme peroxidase, protein MSTPGDYDAVRRDIVAQLKKPDYDDGSAGPVFVRLAWHSAGTYDAESDTGGSNGAGMRYEAEGGDPANAGLQHGRAFLEPVKERHPWITYSDLWTLAGVVAIKELGGPEVEWKPGRTDLVDDSKVPPRGRLPDAAQGAEHLRFIFNRMGFNDQEIVALAGGHNMGRCHMDRSGFHGPWVNNPTRFSNQFYNLLLKLEWTPKTLENGIQQFVYVDPDAEEGDEQLMMLPTDVALITDPKFRVWVERYAQDKELFFDHFAKVFAKLIELGIKRDAKGVIINSDNVKGGYVSAPKKSNVPTGLSQRGGGCPMARL, encoded by the exons ATGAGCACACCAGGGGATTATGACGCCGTACGGAGGGACATTGTCGCCCAACTGAAGAAGCCGGACTACGACGATGGTAGCGCAGGACCTGTATTTGTTCGACTGGCATG GCACTCTGCAGGCACATACGATGCAGAATCAGACACAGGCGGTTCCAATGGTGCAGGCATGCGGTATGAAGCAGAGGGTGGCGACCCAGCCAACGCCGGTCTTCAGCACGGACGGGCCTTCCTCGAACCTGTAAAGGAGAGACACCCCTGGATCACATACTCCGATCTATGGACATTAGCAGGCGTAGTAGCTATCAAAGAGCTAGGCGGACCCGAAGTGGAATGGAAGCCAGGTCGTACGGATTTAGTCGACGACTCGAAGGTGCCACCACGTGGTCGTCTGCCCGACGCTGCCCAAGGTGCCGAGCACCTGCGTTTCATCTTCAACCGGATGGGCTTCAACGACCAAGAGATTGTCGCATTGGCGGGAGGACACAACATGGGCCGTTGCCACATGGATCGGAGTGGATTCCACGGCCCCTGGGTGAACAACCCGACCCGCTTCTCAAACCAGTTCTACAACCTGCTCCTTAAGCTCGAGTGGACGCCTAAGACGCTGGAGAACGGTATCCAGCAGTTTGTGTATGTGGACCCCGATGCCGAGGAAGGCGATGAGCAGCTGATGATGCTGCCGACCGACGTTGCGTTGATCACCGATCCGAAATTCCGTGTTTGGGTGGAGAGATACGCGCAGGACAAggagcttttcttcgatCACTTCGCGAAAGTGTTTGCTAAGCTGATTGAGCTAGGTATCAAGCGTGATGCCAAGGGAGTCATCATCAACTCGGACAATGTCAAGGGCGGATACGTCTCCGCGcccaagaagagcaatgtCCCAACTGGACTGTCACAGCGCGGTGGTGGTTGCCCCATGGCCAGGTTGTAA